AACCGTTCCCGCCGGGCGAGGGCGCGGCGGAGCGCATCGGTGTCGGCACGGGCGAAACGGATGGGCGTGCCCGGCCGCGCCTGCGCGAAGGCGTCGAGCGCGATCGGGTCCACCGAGCCGAGCTTCGCGTAGCCGCCGATCGTCGGGCGATCCCGCATGAAAACGAGCGGCAGACCGTCGCCCGTGACCTGCACGGTCCCGTCCACGAGAGGCGTCGAGTCGAGGACGCGCGGGCCCGAACCCAGGGCGGGGCCGACCAGTCGGCCGGCGGTTCTGTCGCTCGCCGGATCGACGGTCCATTCGGCGTCGAACACCCGCTCACGATCCGCGTTCGAGAACTCGGCCCACTCGTAGCCGATGATCAGCGGCAGCGTCAGCGAGGCCGTGTTGGGCGGAACGAGTTCGCGGGGCACCCGCCGCACCGGACACGCGCGTTGAGGTTCGGCCCACCGAAGGGGTTCGCCCGCGCGCAGGGGCCGGCCGAGCAGCCCCGGCCATCCGTCGCGCACGACGGCCGACGCGGAGCCGAACGCCGTGGGGACATCGAGTCCGCCGGGGAACGCGACGAAGGCGCGCATGCCGGTCGCGCTGTAGCCGAGCCGGAGCACCTGGCCCGGTCGCGCCCGGACGGTGCGCCAGGCGCCCGTTTCGACGCCATCGAGCGTGGCGGCGCAGTCCGCCCCCGTCAGCGCCACGGCCGTCTCGACGGCGAAGCGCAGGGCGAAGCCGCCCAGGGTGATCTCGAGCGCGGCGGCCGCCGGCTCGTTGCCGAGGAGCCGGTTGGCCCAGAGGTACGCGCGCTGGTCCATGGCGCCCCCGGGAGCGAGTCCGGCCCGGCGGCCGGTCCGGCGGCCCAGATCCTGGATCGTGCAGAACGGGCCGGGACGGTCCACGACGCCGTGCGGGCTCATCCGCCCGCGGCCTCGTACTCGTCCCGGTCGATCGGGCGGAACTCGACCGAGCCTCCGGGTCGAAAGCGCGCGATCCGCTCGGCGGCATCCGCAAAGAACGCCTCGGGAACGCGGCCGATCAGACGCCAGCCCCCCGGCCCCGCCGCCGGATAGATGCCGGTGCGCCGGTCCGCGATCCCGACGGATCCCGTTTCGACCCGCGGACGGGGCGTCGTGAGGCGCGGCATCGCGATCCGCGCGTCCACGTCACCCATGTATGCGAACCCCGGTGCGAACCCGGTCGCGAGCACGGCGTACGTCGTGCCGCTGTGGAGCCGCGCCACCTCCGCTACGCCCACGCCCGCGTTCGCCGCCACGGCCTCGAGGTCGGGCGCGAGTTCCGGGTCATAGCACACAGGCAGCGACACGGGGTCGCCCGCGTCGATCCCGGGCGCCTCCGCGAGACATGCTTCAGCACCCGCGGCCAGCCTGGACTCGACATCCGTCGCGTTCCAGCTGTGGGGCGAGCCCTCGACGAGGAGCCGGTTGAAGGCCGGAATCGTCGTGCGAAGATCCGGCAGCGCCTCGCGCGCGAAGCGTTCGAGATCGAGGACCCGGGCGATCGCATCCCGGTCGGGCGCCACCGGAAGCGTGACCAGGGCGCTCACCGGCCCCGGGAAGGTGATCACCGGCGATCTACTTCTTCCGCGGCACGAGTTCGCGGATGCGGCGGAGCACCGCCGTCGCGGAGGGGTTGTCGCCGTGAACGCAGAGCGTCTCCGCCTCGACTGGAAGAGGACCCTCGGGCGTCTCCACGAATCCGTCGAGGAGATTCGCCACGTGGCCGGCGACGGCATCCGCGTCGGAGAGGACGGCCCCGTCGATCCCGCGCGCCTGGAGACGCCCGTCCGGCGCGTAGGCCCGATCGGCGAAGGCCTCGAATGCCAGCCTCAGCTCCGTGTGCTCCAACATCGCCTGGTGCCGCCGGCGCTCCGGCGTCGCCTGCAGGACGAAAGCGAGCGACGGGTCCAGGGCGGCCACGCCTTCCGCCAGCCGCGTGAGAAGCCGGTCATCCTTCATCATGGCGAGGTACAGCGCTCCGTGGGGCTTCACGTGCCGAAGCCGGACGCCCATCGCCGACGCGACGCCCTGCAGCGCCCCGATCTGCGCCTGTATCTCAAGCACCATCGAGTCGAGCGGCCAGTCCAACCGCAGGCGCCCGAAGTTCCGTCGGTCGGGATAGCCCGGGTGCGCCCCCGCCTGCACGCCGTGCGCGGCCGCCAGCTCGAGCGTCCGAGCCATCGTATCGGGATCCCCGGCATGGCCGCCGCAGGCGATGTTGGCCTGGTCGATCAGCGGCATCACCGCTTCGTCGGCCCCCTTCTCCCAGGGCCCGTAGCTCTCTCCCATGTCGCAGTTGATCAGCATACGGGAAGATACCCATGCCGGAAGGGCGCCCGCACCTGTCTCCCGCCACGACTCTCGCCACGGCCGCCCGGGACGCGGCACGGCTGGCGGCGCGCCGTCCGCCAAGCGAGAATCCATTGAGGGCCATATTGGCTACCGCGCCATATTGGCTACCGCGTTTGTCAACGGGAGCCCGTGCAATATGAAGCGACGACTCACCCGGACCATGGCGCTGGCGGTTCTGTCCGCGCTCGTTCTTGGACTCGCGGCCTCGGATGCGCGCGCGCAGGACGAACATCTCGAGATCGCGAAACGCGTGCTGTCGAGCGTCCCGCTGTTCGACGGGCACAACGATCTCCCCTGGGCGATCCGGAACGCGGACGCGCCCCGCGATGTCCGCGCCTACGACATCTCGCGCCCCACGCCGGGGCACACCGATCTCGCCCGCCTTCGGGCCGGCGGCGTCGGGGCCCAGTTCTGGTCCGTCTACGTCCCGGCCTCGGTCATGGGGGAGGGCGGCGGCGCGCGCATGCAGCTGGAGCAGATCGACATCGCGCTCCAGATCATCTCCGATCACCGCGAGGATCTGGGGCTCGCGTATACCGCCGCCGAGGTGATGGACCAGTTCCACCGCGGCAAGGTCGCCTCGATGCTCGGCATGGAGGGAGGCCACGCGATCGAGAACTCGCTCGGCGCCCTGCGTGCTTTCTATGCGCTCGGCGTCCGGTACATGACGCTCACGCACAGCGCCAACCTCCCGTGGGCCGACTCCTGCTGCGCGCTGCCCGAACTCGGAGGGCTCTCGCCGTTCGGCCGGGAAGTCGTACGCGAGATGAACTGGCTGGGCATGCTGGTCGACATCTCCCACGTGTCGCCGGGGAGCATGCACGATGCGCTCGACGTGGCCGAGGCGCCGGTCATCTTCTCGCATTCCTCCGCCAGGGCGGTGACGGACCACCCCCGCAACGTCCCGGACGATGTGTTGCGGCGGCTGCCGGAGAACGGCGGCGTGGTCATGGTCACGTTCGTCGAGTCCTTCGTGAACCAGGACGTCGCGACCTACGTCGGCCCATCGGAGGGACGCCCGCGCGCCACGATGGCCGACGTCGTGGCGCATATCGAGCACATCCGCGACGTGGCGGGGATCGACCACGTCGCGATCGGGGGCGACTACGACGGAATCGACCGGGGGCCGGTCGGACTGGAGGACGTGTCGACCTACCCCGCCCTGTTCGCCGAACTCTCCCGCCGCGGGTGGACCGAATCCGAACTTCGGGCCCTCGCGGCCGACAACCTGCTTCGCGTCATGAGGGCCACCGAAGCGACCGCGCGCCGGCTCCAGGCCGAACGCGGTCCTTCCATGGCCACGATCGAGGAACTGGACGGGCTGGTGCCTTGAGGCCGGCTGTCCCCAACCGAGAGGAAAGACCCATGAGAACAGCGCTGCTCAGACGGACCCCGACCGCACGGGCCCTTCCGCTTGGAATGATCGCGGTCCTCTTCTCCGCGGCCTCCCTCGCCGCCCAGGACGTGGCGGGCATCGTACTCGTGGAACCGTTCAAGGTGGGGACGTTCGCGATCAGAGACGTTCCGCGCGTCGGGCTCGTGCTGCGTGACGCCTTCATCGTCGACATCGAACTGGCGAACGAAGTGCTCGAGCGGAACCGCGCATATCCGAGAGTGCCGGCGCCGACGGACATGCTCGACCTCATCGGCCGCTACGAGTACGGACTCCAGCGGCGCCTGTACGAGATCGTCAACGAGACCGTGGCCTATCAGCGGCTCTCCGGTCCCACTCGCGCGGACTACGTCTACGACGTCGACGAGGTCCGGATCCTCCCGCCCATCATGTACCCGGGCAAGATCCTGAACGCGGCGAGCAACTTCTACAGCCGCGTCGCCGCGGACGCGGCCGAAGGAGAGAGGGAGGACGCGGTCCGCGAGCGCCGTGAGAACCGCGGCGTGCCCTATCTCTACCTCAAGCCGTCGCGCGGCGCGGTGGTCGGGACCAGCGACCGGATCGTGATTCCCCACGGCCGGAGCCAGACCGACTGGGAGGTGGAACTGGGGGTGATCATGGGGCGGGCGGCAAAGTACGTCGCCTCCGAGGATGCGCAGGCGACCGTATTCGGGTACACGGTGACGATCGACGTGTCCGACCGCGGCGGGCGTCCCCCGGGCGGCAACCCGACGGCTTCGGACTGGCTGGTCGAGAAGGGGCACGACACGTTCGCGCCGATGGGACCGTGGATCGTCCCGAAGGAGTTCTACGGCGACCCGATGGAGCAGCTGCGTCAGACGCTGGACGTCGGCGGAGAGCGCATGCAGGAAGCGACGGCGGTAGACATGATCCACTCGCTGTGGGAGTTGATCGAGTACGCTTCCTCGATCCTGACGCTGTTCCCGGGCGACGTGATCAACCTCGGCACGTCCGGCGGCGTCGGCATGGGCGAGGCGCGATTCCTTCAGCCCGGCGACGTCGTCACGGCAACGATCGACGGGATCGGCACGATCGAACTTCCCGTGGTCGAGGGGCCGGAGCCTCTCGGAGAAACCGGCGTCCGGCTGCCGCCCGTGAGCACCTACAGGCGGGATCCCGGCTCATGAGGACCCTCGTGGCGGCCGCGG
This region of Candidatus Palauibacter polyketidifaciens genomic DNA includes:
- a CDS encoding biotin-dependent carboxyltransferase family protein, which codes for MSPHGVVDRPGPFCTIQDLGRRTGRRAGLAPGGAMDQRAYLWANRLLGNEPAAAALEITLGGFALRFAVETAVALTGADCAATLDGVETGAWRTVRARPGQVLRLGYSATGMRAFVAFPGGLDVPTAFGSASAVVRDGWPGLLGRPLRAGEPLRWAEPQRACPVRRVPRELVPPNTASLTLPLIIGYEWAEFSNADRERVFDAEWTVDPASDRTAGRLVGPALGSGPRVLDSTPLVDGTVQVTGDGLPLVFMRDRPTIGGYAKLGSVDPIALDAFAQARPGTPIRFARADTDALRRALARRERFFGIHHAP
- a CDS encoding allophanate hydrolase subunit 1, yielding MITFPGPVSALVTLPVAPDRDAIARVLDLERFAREALPDLRTTIPAFNRLLVEGSPHSWNATDVESRLAAGAEACLAEAPGIDAGDPVSLPVCYDPELAPDLEAVAANAGVGVAEVARLHSGTTYAVLATGFAPGFAYMGDVDARIAMPRLTTPRPRVETGSVGIADRRTGIYPAAGPGGWRLIGRVPEAFFADAAERIARFRPGGSVEFRPIDRDEYEAAGG
- a CDS encoding 5-oxoprolinase subunit PxpA, which translates into the protein MLINCDMGESYGPWEKGADEAVMPLIDQANIACGGHAGDPDTMARTLELAAAHGVQAGAHPGYPDRRNFGRLRLDWPLDSMVLEIQAQIGALQGVASAMGVRLRHVKPHGALYLAMMKDDRLLTRLAEGVAALDPSLAFVLQATPERRRHQAMLEHTELRLAFEAFADRAYAPDGRLQARGIDGAVLSDADAVAGHVANLLDGFVETPEGPLPVEAETLCVHGDNPSATAVLRRIRELVPRKK
- a CDS encoding dipeptidase yields the protein MKRRLTRTMALAVLSALVLGLAASDARAQDEHLEIAKRVLSSVPLFDGHNDLPWAIRNADAPRDVRAYDISRPTPGHTDLARLRAGGVGAQFWSVYVPASVMGEGGGARMQLEQIDIALQIISDHREDLGLAYTAAEVMDQFHRGKVASMLGMEGGHAIENSLGALRAFYALGVRYMTLTHSANLPWADSCCALPELGGLSPFGREVVREMNWLGMLVDISHVSPGSMHDALDVAEAPVIFSHSSARAVTDHPRNVPDDVLRRLPENGGVVMVTFVESFVNQDVATYVGPSEGRPRATMADVVAHIEHIRDVAGIDHVAIGGDYDGIDRGPVGLEDVSTYPALFAELSRRGWTESELRALAADNLLRVMRATEATARRLQAERGPSMATIEELDGLVP
- a CDS encoding fumarylacetoacetate hydrolase family protein, giving the protein MRTALLRRTPTARALPLGMIAVLFSAASLAAQDVAGIVLVEPFKVGTFAIRDVPRVGLVLRDAFIVDIELANEVLERNRAYPRVPAPTDMLDLIGRYEYGLQRRLYEIVNETVAYQRLSGPTRADYVYDVDEVRILPPIMYPGKILNAASNFYSRVAADAAEGEREDAVRERRENRGVPYLYLKPSRGAVVGTSDRIVIPHGRSQTDWEVELGVIMGRAAKYVASEDAQATVFGYTVTIDVSDRGGRPPGGNPTASDWLVEKGHDTFAPMGPWIVPKEFYGDPMEQLRQTLDVGGERMQEATAVDMIHSLWELIEYASSILTLFPGDVINLGTSGGVGMGEARFLQPGDVVTATIDGIGTIELPVVEGPEPLGETGVRLPPVSTYRRDPGS